A region of Desulfolithobacter dissulfuricans DNA encodes the following proteins:
- a CDS encoding YihY/virulence factor BrkB family protein yields MKEDCFPGASGVGTRERQPPEGGLRAYAFARVQDESRLKALMRTILRILFIVREEFFRARITLRASALTYTIILSMVPLLAMSTAVLKGLGSDNQLKIAAYKFIDQLGPGPDVNNTTADNAPGYETGEEVVVGQASGQDMITHLHNAVDMIFDYVDRTNFAALGAFGIVGLLLTVILMLSTVEDAMNAIWHSRKGRPLLRKVMDYLGLLILLPISINVALAGDAVLESPRMLAALQAVIHSAWVIKVLLKLLPFLFVILSLMIMYLFFPTVRVQTSAAFSGAVFAAVFWFIVLRIYIVLQIGVAKYNAIYGSFATVPLLLIWIYLGWTFILLGATLAFAVQNRNRYHLPGQHRTPLQNLQLCLDILKIMYGHFSQGQPTPLDRLIRELDREQEADIQQCLDLLLAGQLIYRVEANDDPTLVPASPPQSFRAVELVQLVFGRHASPTPGGEIAARAVRAAEDTIRALAHKLLTTTQTTRNAHAEQDAS; encoded by the coding sequence ATGAAAGAAGACTGTTTTCCAGGCGCGAGCGGAGTCGGAACCAGAGAGAGACAACCCCCTGAAGGCGGACTGCGCGCCTATGCCTTTGCCAGGGTCCAGGACGAATCCAGATTGAAGGCCTTGATGCGTACCATCCTGCGTATCCTCTTTATCGTGCGCGAGGAGTTTTTCCGGGCCAGAATCACCCTGCGGGCCTCGGCCCTCACCTATACCATCATCCTCTCCATGGTCCCCCTGCTGGCCATGAGCACCGCTGTGCTCAAGGGACTGGGCAGCGACAACCAGCTCAAGATCGCGGCCTACAAATTCATTGATCAGCTCGGACCCGGACCTGACGTAAACAACACCACTGCCGACAACGCCCCGGGTTACGAAACCGGGGAGGAAGTCGTGGTCGGCCAGGCCTCTGGCCAAGACATGATCACCCATCTGCACAACGCGGTGGACATGATCTTTGACTATGTGGACCGGACCAATTTCGCCGCCCTCGGAGCCTTTGGTATCGTCGGACTACTGCTGACTGTGATTCTCATGCTCAGCACGGTGGAAGACGCCATGAACGCCATCTGGCATTCCAGGAAGGGTCGGCCGCTGTTGCGCAAGGTCATGGATTATCTCGGCCTGCTCATTCTTTTGCCGATCTCCATCAATGTCGCCCTGGCCGGTGACGCCGTCCTCGAGAGCCCGCGGATGCTGGCCGCACTGCAGGCGGTGATTCATTCTGCCTGGGTGATCAAGGTTCTGCTCAAGCTGCTGCCCTTTCTCTTCGTCATCCTCAGCCTGATGATCATGTATCTCTTCTTCCCCACGGTCCGGGTCCAGACCTCGGCCGCCTTCAGTGGAGCGGTGTTTGCGGCCGTATTCTGGTTCATTGTTTTACGGATCTATATCGTTCTCCAGATCGGGGTGGCCAAATACAACGCCATCTACGGTTCCTTTGCCACCGTTCCCCTGCTACTCATCTGGATTTACCTGGGCTGGACCTTCATCCTCCTGGGGGCTACCCTGGCCTTTGCGGTCCAGAACCGCAACCGTTACCATCTTCCCGGACAGCACCGTACGCCCCTGCAGAACCTGCAACTCTGCCTGGACATCCTCAAGATCATGTACGGTCATTTTTCCCAGGGCCAGCCGACCCCTCTGGACCGGTTAATCCGGGAACTTGACCGCGAGCAGGAGGCGGACATCCAGCAATGTCTCGATCTGCTCCTGGCAGGACAACTTATCTACCGGGTTGAGGCCAATGACGATCCGACACTGGTGCCGGCCAGTCCACCCCAGTCCTTCCGGGCAGTCGAACTGGTCCAGCTCGTTTTCGGGCGCCATGCCTCGCCCACGCCGGGCGGAGAGATTGCCGCCCGAGCCGTTCGGGCAGCAGAAGATACCATACGAGCGCTTGCCCACAAGCTCCTGACAACCACCCAAACAACCCGAAACGCCCATGCCGAACAAGACGCCAGCTGA
- a CDS encoding NUDIX hydrolase codes for MYRPILGTLGYILSPDGNNTLLVHRTARSDDHHLGKYNGLGGKLEPGEDVYSCLVREIREEAGIVVTEAVLRGTVNWPGFGPDGQDWLGFIFLVTGFTGEPSSRNEEGDLAWHPVDSLLSLPMWEGDRYFIPLVFDGDPRIFHGHMPYENGRPLSWSYSRM; via the coding sequence ATGTATAGACCCATCCTTGGAACCCTTGGTTATATCCTCTCACCCGATGGAAACAATACCCTGCTCGTACACCGTACCGCCCGCAGCGACGACCATCATCTGGGCAAATATAATGGTCTGGGCGGCAAGCTGGAACCTGGGGAAGATGTCTATTCCTGCCTGGTGCGGGAGATCCGGGAGGAGGCAGGCATTGTCGTAACAGAAGCGGTTCTCCGCGGCACGGTGAACTGGCCGGGGTTTGGTCCGGACGGCCAGGACTGGCTGGGGTTTATCTTTCTGGTTACCGGTTTTACCGGCGAGCCTTCGAGTCGCAACGAGGAGGGTGATCTGGCCTGGCATCCGGTGGATTCACTGCTTTCACTGCCCATGTGGGAGGGGGACCGCTACTTCATTCCCCTGGTTTTTGATGGGGATCCGCGTATCTTTCATGGTCATATGCCCTATGAGAACGGGCGTCCGCTCTCCTGGAGCTACAGTCGGATGTGA
- a CDS encoding tetratricopeptide repeat protein: MRKTAPSLLIFIILFSGGFSWGGGNSDPLTAPLRELADKGDGEAAFALGLRYEYGDGVERDPEEAMYWFSRAGESNVPAAWLYQGMKYLTGNGVEQDRARAEQYLQKAALHGWPMAQFLLANLYLEENRAMEAAIWLELAAENGYPGARAQLEELRQTNPLEQSIVARRLARVRELMNRKRPAPRNHRAGDGPLPAP; this comes from the coding sequence ATGCGAAAAACAGCACCCTCTCTTCTGATCTTCATCATTCTGTTCAGCGGAGGCTTCTCATGGGGCGGGGGAAACAGTGATCCCCTGACAGCGCCCCTCAGGGAGCTGGCTGACAAAGGCGACGGCGAAGCCGCTTTTGCCCTCGGACTCAGGTATGAGTATGGGGACGGTGTGGAAAGGGACCCGGAAGAGGCCATGTACTGGTTTTCCCGAGCCGGGGAGAGTAACGTCCCCGCGGCCTGGCTCTACCAGGGAATGAAATACCTCACGGGCAATGGAGTGGAGCAGGATCGGGCCCGAGCCGAACAGTATCTGCAAAAGGCCGCCCTGCACGGCTGGCCCATGGCCCAGTTTCTCCTCGCCAACCTGTACCTGGAGGAAAACCGGGCCATGGAAGCCGCGATCTGGCTGGAGCTTGCCGCCGAGAACGGATATCCCGGCGCCCGGGCCCAGCTCGAGGAGCTGCGCCAGACCAATCCCCTGGAACAAAGCATTGTTGCCAGACGGCTGGCCCGGGTCCGAGAGCTTATGAACAGGAAGCGTCCAGCTCCCCGGAACCACCGAGCAGGTGATGGGCCTCTTCCAGCGCCCTGA
- a CDS encoding molybdenum cofactor biosynthesis protein MoaE: MDISKTIAELKKRPDFTENVGMILIHNGVVRNWSRQDHRRVQALEVQVNQELIEELRQQYLKKPGIYEIIIQARSGRFQPGDDLLFIIVAGDLREHIKPVLSELLDRVKAEAVSKKEITV; encoded by the coding sequence ATGGATATTTCAAAAACCATTGCCGAACTGAAAAAACGTCCTGATTTCACTGAAAACGTTGGCATGATCCTGATCCACAACGGAGTGGTGCGCAACTGGTCGCGCCAGGACCACCGCCGGGTCCAGGCCCTGGAGGTCCAGGTCAACCAGGAGCTCATTGAGGAGTTACGTCAGCAATATCTCAAAAAGCCTGGCATCTATGAAATAATTATCCAGGCCAGATCAGGAAGGTTTCAACCCGGGGATGACCTGCTCTTCATCATCGTTGCCGGGGACCTGCGCGAGCACATCAAGCCGGTGCTTTCCGAACTGCTGGACCGGGTCAAGGCCGAAGCGGTTAGCAAAAAGGAAATCACAGTGTAA
- a CDS encoding response regulator — protein MSPQPLFTDLVDPAAELAELCRHLEQEIETVLFLCLAQDNRHVATRGFPLEPDVAAALIEQQARYSSESSFAHGERPFFFLAIPDLNTSLLGTPARPEEGDQDNRWLATCIRLAVQLFLSRLETRETLSRLRIQKKQFERKFAVLESKFQDIMAENEQNYLKIQEQQQSYNKTLQSEIRRQTAELRKAKIAAEAANVAKSEFLAAMSHEIRTPMNGVIGFTDMLLDTNLDPEQEEFARTIKRSAEALLSLINDILDFSKIEAGKLDLEWIEFDPEITAQDVCDLIRPRVATKPVEVLCRIDSRLPANVVGDPGRFRQVLINLMGNAAKFTEKGEIELAIKVEEEGDETITLHTTIRDTGIGIPPEKQESIFEAFRQADGSTTRKFGGTGLGLSICRKIAQLMGGHVWVESEPGQGSVFHFTAVFKKAAKRQAKTFRKVSLEGKRILVVDDNRTNLSIVSHILEAGGLHVTALDESARVEEVVGKAIAAGTPFDLAVLDIQMPAPDGYTLARWFRDHSETATLPLLAYTSSTERNANRCREAGFDAFLTKPVRREILFRTIEKLLAREETPDAAKRQDKLITQYSVREEMKQSVRILLAEDNLVNQKLATLILSKAGYQVEVAGNGLEAVEMVSQDPDRFDLVLMDVQMPEMDGLEATREIRRRGFTDLPIVAMTANAMKGDKEKCLEAGMNDYISKPIKREIVFEIIEKWLLSELGRRA, from the coding sequence ATGTCCCCCCAGCCCCTGTTTACCGATCTTGTCGACCCGGCTGCCGAGCTCGCGGAGCTGTGCCGTCACCTGGAACAGGAGATAGAAACGGTTCTCTTCCTCTGCCTGGCCCAGGACAACCGCCATGTCGCCACCAGGGGCTTTCCCCTGGAGCCGGACGTGGCAGCCGCCCTTATCGAACAGCAGGCCAGATACTCCTCCGAGTCCTCCTTTGCCCACGGGGAGCGGCCATTCTTCTTTCTTGCCATCCCGGACCTGAACACCTCGCTGCTGGGCACCCCGGCCCGACCTGAAGAAGGGGACCAGGATAACCGGTGGCTGGCCACCTGTATCCGGCTGGCGGTCCAGCTTTTTCTCTCCCGGCTGGAAACCCGGGAGACACTCAGCCGCCTGCGGATCCAGAAAAAACAGTTTGAGCGTAAATTCGCGGTTCTGGAAAGCAAGTTCCAGGATATCATGGCCGAGAACGAACAGAACTATCTCAAGATCCAGGAACAGCAGCAAAGCTACAACAAGACCCTGCAGTCGGAGATCCGCCGGCAGACCGCGGAGCTGCGCAAGGCAAAGATTGCCGCCGAGGCGGCCAATGTGGCCAAGAGCGAATTCCTTGCCGCCATGAGCCATGAGATCCGAACCCCCATGAACGGGGTCATCGGCTTCACCGACATGCTGCTCGACACCAACCTGGATCCGGAACAGGAAGAGTTCGCCCGGACCATCAAGCGCAGCGCCGAGGCCCTCCTCTCTCTGATTAACGATATCCTGGATTTCTCCAAGATCGAGGCCGGCAAGCTGGACCTGGAATGGATCGAGTTTGACCCGGAGATAACGGCCCAGGATGTCTGCGACCTCATCCGCCCCAGGGTAGCCACCAAGCCGGTGGAAGTTTTATGCCGGATCGACAGCCGCCTGCCGGCCAACGTGGTCGGCGACCCGGGACGGTTCCGCCAGGTTCTGATCAACCTGATGGGCAATGCGGCCAAGTTCACGGAAAAGGGCGAAATAGAACTGGCCATCAAGGTGGAGGAGGAGGGAGACGAGACCATCACCCTGCACACCACCATCCGTGATACCGGCATCGGTATTCCACCCGAAAAGCAGGAGAGCATCTTCGAGGCCTTCCGCCAGGCCGACGGTTCCACCACCCGGAAATTCGGCGGCACCGGTCTGGGCCTGTCCATCTGCCGCAAGATCGCCCAGCTCATGGGCGGTCATGTCTGGGTCGAAAGCGAGCCGGGCCAGGGGTCTGTCTTCCATTTCACCGCAGTCTTCAAAAAGGCTGCCAAACGGCAGGCCAAGACCTTCCGCAAGGTCTCCCTGGAGGGCAAACGGATCCTGGTGGTGGATGACAACCGCACCAACCTGAGCATTGTCTCCCACATACTGGAAGCCGGCGGGCTCCATGTCACGGCCCTGGACGAGTCCGCCCGGGTCGAGGAGGTAGTGGGCAAGGCCATTGCCGCCGGTACGCCATTTGACCTGGCGGTACTCGATATCCAGATGCCGGCCCCGGATGGATACACCCTGGCCCGCTGGTTCCGGGACCACAGCGAAACCGCCACCCTGCCCCTGCTCGCATACACCTCATCCACGGAACGCAACGCCAACCGGTGCCGGGAAGCCGGTTTTGACGCCTTTCTCACCAAACCGGTGCGAAGGGAAATACTCTTCCGGACCATTGAAAAACTGCTGGCCCGGGAAGAGACCCCCGATGCGGCCAAGAGACAGGACAAGCTCATCACCCAGTACTCGGTGCGCGAAGAGATGAAACAGTCGGTGCGGATCCTGCTCGCCGAGGACAACCTGGTCAACCAGAAGCTGGCCACACTGATCCTGAGCAAGGCCGGCTACCAGGTGGAAGTGGCAGGAAACGGCCTTGAGGCGGTGGAGATGGTGAGCCAGGATCCGGATCGGTTCGACCTCGTCCTCATGGATGTGCAGATGCCGGAAATGGATGGTCTGGAGGCCACCCGGGAAATACGACGGCGCGGGTTCACGGATCTGCCCATTGTGGCCATGACGGCCAATGCCATGAAAGGGGATAAGGAAAAATGCCTGGAGGCGGGCATGAACGATTATATTTCCAAGCCGATCAAGCGGGAGATCGTCTTTGAAATCATCGAAAAATGGCTCCTGAGCGAGCTTGGCCGGCGGGCATGA
- a CDS encoding lytic transglycosylase domain-containing protein — MLLQRLSIAVLCLFCALTGLLAATAMAAEPFPVYPAIRDNIRFWEKVYSQYSTRQGILHDKEDLTRIYDVIELVDWQTPGAARINRKMIKMARKRYKAILADLAAGKKPLTREARRVRALFPARTSHKTFRRARNNIRLQIGQKDRFLEGVIRSGAYMGTIRKILRAHGLPLEIAYLPHVESSFNPKAHSKAGAAGLWQFTRATGKNYLTINEVVDERYDPVLSTVAAARFLKKIYADLEDWPLALTAYNYGPAGMARAKKLYGSYEKIFYNHNASRFQFASRNFYSEFLAAMRVARKLEKDPSVIVDRPEATITTRLPGYARASDLQRYFHLSRQDFRRLNPALRRPVLEGKKYVPAKYLLRLPATKRIRRLVASMPGSLFHSRQIRDTTYRVRRGDTASGIARRYRISLRELIRANSLDRKATIRVGQKLKIPDPHRRGGRIIILKDSAKRKP, encoded by the coding sequence GTGCTCCTGCAACGACTTTCCATAGCCGTTCTCTGTCTCTTCTGCGCCCTGACCGGTCTTCTCGCGGCCACGGCCATGGCCGCTGAACCCTTTCCCGTCTACCCGGCCATCAGAGACAACATCCGGTTCTGGGAAAAAGTGTACAGCCAATATTCCACCCGCCAGGGAATCCTCCACGACAAGGAGGACCTGACCCGAATCTACGACGTCATCGAGCTTGTTGACTGGCAGACGCCGGGCGCGGCACGAATCAACCGGAAGATGATCAAAATGGCCCGCAAGCGCTACAAGGCCATCCTTGCTGACCTGGCGGCCGGAAAAAAACCGCTCACCAGGGAGGCCAGACGAGTCCGGGCCCTGTTTCCGGCCAGGACATCCCACAAGACCTTCCGTCGGGCCCGCAACAACATCCGGCTGCAGATCGGCCAGAAGGACCGTTTCCTCGAAGGGGTTATCCGCTCCGGCGCCTACATGGGGACCATCAGGAAAATTCTTCGTGCCCACGGCCTGCCCCTGGAGATCGCCTACCTCCCGCACGTGGAATCCTCCTTTAATCCCAAAGCCCACAGCAAGGCCGGAGCAGCCGGACTCTGGCAATTCACCCGGGCCACAGGCAAGAATTACCTGACCATCAACGAGGTCGTGGACGAACGCTACGATCCCGTTCTCTCCACAGTAGCGGCAGCCAGATTCCTTAAAAAAATCTATGCGGATCTGGAGGACTGGCCCCTGGCCCTGACCGCTTATAACTATGGACCTGCCGGGATGGCCCGGGCAAAGAAGCTCTATGGCAGCTATGAAAAAATCTTCTACAATCACAACGCCAGCCGGTTTCAGTTCGCCTCCCGCAACTTCTACTCCGAGTTTCTGGCCGCCATGCGGGTGGCCAGAAAGCTGGAAAAAGACCCGAGCGTCATCGTCGACCGACCCGAGGCTACCATAACCACCCGGCTGCCGGGTTACGCTCGGGCCAGTGACCTGCAACGTTATTTCCACCTCTCCCGGCAGGACTTCAGGCGGCTCAACCCGGCCCTGCGCCGTCCCGTGCTCGAGGGCAAAAAGTACGTGCCTGCCAAATACCTGCTCCGGCTGCCGGCGACCAAAAGAATCCGTCGACTGGTAGCCTCCATGCCCGGCAGCCTGTTCCACAGCCGGCAGATTCGTGACACCACCTACCGGGTCCGGCGTGGGGACACGGCCAGCGGGATCGCCAGGCGCTACCGGATCAGCCTCCGGGAACTCATCCGGGCCAATAGCCTGGACCGAAAAGCCACCATCCGGGTCGGCCAGAAACTCAAGATCCCGGATCCGCACCGACGCGGAGGCAGAATCATCATCCTCAAGGACAGCGCCAAGCGAAAACCCTGA
- a CDS encoding aldo/keto reductase yields the protein MIYRCFGRTGLRMPVLSCGLMRSMHSWKDMDPGQIPLESQHRLEGIVHRALDSGITHLETARGYGTAERQLGRVLAGIDRDSYILQTKVRPEDDPELFTANVLDSLDRLQVERVDLLAIHGLNDYHSLWQVCRPGGCLAAARELQRRGRVGWVGFSGHGSTGVQLAAVRHEKDGGFDFINLHWYMILQAHSPVLRAARNRDMGVFIISPSDKGGMLHSPPSLLVRLSAPLHPMQFNDLFCLGRPEIHTISVGAARPTDFDLHLDGLARLDQLSLITDIAGRWHRAMEEATGQPRPDALWKKFPSWEETPGYINIPFILWLWNLARGWNLVDFARARYRKLGRDMPWVAGNNGSMCRSYDWRDIAAGAGWEVDDLVRALEEAHHLLGGSGELDASCS from the coding sequence ATGATCTACCGCTGCTTTGGCAGGACCGGACTGCGGATGCCGGTGCTCTCCTGCGGCCTCATGCGCTCCATGCATTCCTGGAAGGACATGGATCCAGGCCAGATCCCCCTGGAAAGCCAGCACAGGCTGGAAGGTATCGTTCACCGGGCGCTGGATTCGGGGATAACGCACCTGGAGACCGCCCGCGGCTACGGGACCGCGGAGCGTCAGCTTGGCCGGGTGCTGGCCGGTATCGACCGGGACAGCTATATCCTCCAGACCAAGGTCCGGCCCGAAGATGACCCGGAACTGTTTACCGCCAATGTGCTGGATTCCCTGGATCGACTCCAGGTGGAGCGGGTGGACCTGCTGGCCATCCATGGTCTTAACGACTACCATTCTCTGTGGCAGGTTTGCAGGCCCGGGGGCTGCCTGGCGGCGGCCAGGGAACTGCAGCGCCGGGGACGGGTCGGATGGGTCGGGTTTTCCGGCCATGGCTCCACCGGGGTCCAGCTGGCTGCCGTGCGCCATGAAAAAGATGGTGGCTTTGATTTCATCAATCTCCACTGGTACATGATTCTCCAGGCCCACTCCCCGGTGCTGCGCGCCGCCAGGAACCGGGACATGGGGGTCTTTATCATCAGTCCTTCGGACAAGGGCGGCATGCTTCACAGTCCACCGTCGTTGCTTGTCCGCCTGTCGGCTCCTCTCCATCCCATGCAGTTCAATGACCTCTTCTGCCTGGGACGACCGGAAATCCACACCATCAGTGTCGGGGCGGCCCGGCCGACGGATTTTGATCTCCACCTGGACGGTCTTGCCCGACTGGACCAGCTATCCCTGATAACCGACATAGCCGGGCGCTGGCACCGGGCCATGGAAGAAGCCACCGGCCAGCCCCGGCCCGACGCCCTGTGGAAGAAATTTCCCTCCTGGGAGGAGACCCCCGGCTATATCAATATCCCCTTTATCCTCTGGCTATGGAACCTGGCCCGGGGCTGGAACCTGGTGGATTTTGCCCGCGCCAGGTACCGCAAACTGGGCCGTGACATGCCCTGGGTGGCGGGCAATAATGGTTCCATGTGCCGGAGTTATGACTGGCGGGATATTGCCGCAGGGGCAGGTTGGGAGGTGGACGATCTTGTCAGGGCGCTGGAAGAGGCCCATCACCTGCTCGGTGGTTCCGGGGAGCTGGACGCTTCCTGTTCATAA
- a CDS encoding HDOD domain-containing protein: MNTAEKLINKFNEIKTLPHIVTRLAELINDPDSTLHDFEEVIRTDPALVARLLTLVNSSYYGLMRKVDSISRAVALLGMKNLHNIAVTDALNEMFRSTRDDSDGFSPSRLWLHCAGTAICSKMIAERIFSINGDDAYLCGILHDIGLLVESQVATEEFLQAYEAWDAETSSIIIEEKRWLGTDHGVIGYLLARSWQLPEPLAEAVRNHHTLADDIQPRSLLGILQMSQYILAQLDLTVKPGETMHLPPSLATHIQENVEEYRVLAADLPEEIERIQQMYNL; encoded by the coding sequence ATGAACACAGCTGAAAAATTGATCAACAAATTCAATGAAATTAAAACGTTACCCCACATAGTTACCCGGCTTGCCGAACTGATAAACGACCCTGATTCCACCCTGCACGATTTCGAAGAGGTGATCCGGACCGATCCGGCCCTGGTGGCCCGGTTGCTGACCCTGGTCAACAGTTCCTACTACGGCCTGATGCGTAAGGTGGATTCCATCTCCCGGGCCGTGGCCCTGCTGGGGATGAAAAACCTGCACAATATCGCGGTCACCGATGCCTTAAACGAGATGTTCCGCTCCACCCGGGATGACTCCGACGGCTTTTCCCCCTCCCGCCTCTGGCTCCATTGTGCCGGCACAGCCATCTGCAGCAAGATGATCGCCGAACGCATCTTCTCCATCAACGGGGATGACGCCTATCTCTGCGGCATTCTCCACGACATCGGCCTGCTGGTGGAAAGCCAGGTGGCAACAGAAGAATTTCTTCAGGCTTACGAGGCCTGGGACGCCGAAACCTCCAGTATCATCATAGAGGAAAAAAGATGGTTGGGCACCGATCATGGTGTGATCGGCTACCTGCTTGCCAGGAGCTGGCAGCTGCCCGAGCCGCTGGCCGAGGCGGTGCGGAATCATCACACCTTAGCTGATGATATCCAGCCCCGGTCCCTGCTGGGGATCCTGCAGATGAGTCAGTACATCCTCGCCCAGCTCGATCTCACGGTGAAACCAGGGGAAACCATGCACCTGCCCCCTTCCCTGGCCACCCATATCCAGGAAAATGTCGAAGAATACCGTGTCCTGGCCGCCGACCTTCCCGAAGAGATCGAACGCATCCAGCAAATGTACAACCTGTGA
- a CDS encoding ParB/RepB/Spo0J family partition protein: protein MPNKTPAEITKILGSNNVILVAPDAHQGRQTDSGYMDRLARELATKLHCYGIINSKYKKSIIDFTNVEEIKKRKKVTDDFLRQLKTFKDEIRGNSLLPMVIILQQGEDNQEADLLFGYGQGERGNRQRPHRPTMSPSQLGKIRLALEDQGLSTEVAPLDSPWCGREPHSLNQLFRQKNYLEGFFDPEVRSLMIVLRPGLLDSPEAAKRTGQSMAVALGELVQNMSLVRKIELANIDTMSSQDLRFIFRINPADQYDDLLRESYIEDLATSIRRNGLLHPLVLLQKQDGRYKILCGFRRFQAIKRLNWQWVEAKVYHEEDFTTEDFFNISLAENTKRRNLNPIEIGNFLESAAQEMGLNNALLAEQFGETLGIGRPGQKVSQSTVHKYRKVNQIRVRGESPEMISDVINDRLQFSIAAEILAPIQNSADRDSLYLEIIKPLAPTRPQLLQIMKLLQDIDPRLHEAIHSPQVREALERATNAEQKAAAFIRALQTRDQSGVEKKKKQFEQKVARLRKQLFGKKAGKRDFNITAPSRMDKGECTLHIRLKDGHLEETLTQLRQLLEDRDKLTELVNMTRK from the coding sequence ATGCCGAACAAGACGCCAGCTGAAATCACCAAGATCCTTGGCAGCAACAACGTTATCCTCGTGGCCCCGGATGCCCACCAGGGCCGACAGACAGATAGTGGCTATATGGACCGACTGGCCCGGGAACTGGCCACAAAGCTGCACTGCTACGGGATCATCAACTCCAAGTACAAAAAGAGCATTATCGATTTCACCAATGTGGAGGAGATCAAGAAACGAAAAAAAGTCACCGATGACTTCCTGCGCCAGCTCAAAACCTTCAAGGATGAGATACGGGGCAACAGCCTGCTGCCCATGGTTATCATCCTCCAGCAGGGAGAGGACAACCAGGAAGCGGACCTGCTGTTTGGCTATGGCCAGGGGGAGCGGGGCAACCGGCAGCGGCCACACCGACCCACCATGTCGCCCTCCCAGCTTGGCAAGATCCGGTTGGCCCTGGAGGACCAGGGGCTTTCCACCGAAGTGGCCCCTCTGGACTCACCCTGGTGTGGACGGGAGCCCCACAGCCTCAACCAGCTGTTTCGCCAGAAGAATTACCTGGAAGGATTTTTTGACCCCGAAGTACGCTCTCTGATGATCGTCCTCAGGCCCGGGTTGCTTGACAGCCCGGAGGCAGCGAAAAGGACCGGCCAGTCCATGGCAGTGGCCCTGGGCGAACTGGTCCAGAACATGTCGCTGGTCCGGAAAATCGAGCTGGCCAACATCGACACCATGAGCAGCCAGGACCTGCGGTTCATCTTCCGGATCAACCCGGCGGATCAGTATGACGACCTGCTGCGGGAATCCTACATCGAAGACCTGGCCACCTCTATCCGCCGTAACGGCCTTCTCCATCCCCTGGTCCTGCTGCAGAAACAGGATGGGCGTTACAAAATTCTCTGCGGCTTCCGCCGCTTCCAGGCCATAAAAAGGCTCAACTGGCAGTGGGTGGAGGCCAAAGTCTACCACGAAGAAGACTTCACCACCGAGGACTTCTTCAACATCTCACTGGCGGAAAACACCAAGCGACGAAACCTCAATCCCATTGAAATCGGCAATTTTCTTGAATCCGCGGCCCAGGAAATGGGCCTGAACAACGCCCTGCTGGCCGAACAGTTCGGCGAGACCCTGGGTATCGGCCGACCGGGACAGAAGGTCTCCCAGTCCACGGTACATAAATATCGCAAAGTGAACCAGATCCGGGTCCGCGGCGAATCACCGGAGATGATTTCGGACGTGATCAACGACCGATTGCAGTTTTCCATAGCAGCCGAGATCCTGGCCCCGATCCAGAACAGTGCCGACCGCGACAGCCTCTACCTGGAGATCATCAAACCCCTGGCACCCACCCGACCGCAGTTGCTGCAGATCATGAAGCTGCTCCAGGATATTGATCCGCGGCTGCACGAGGCCATCCACTCACCCCAGGTTCGTGAAGCCCTGGAACGGGCCACCAATGCCGAACAGAAGGCGGCAGCCTTTATTCGTGCCCTGCAGACCAGGGACCAGTCGGGCGTGGAGAAAAAGAAAAAACAATTTGAACAGAAGGTGGCCCGGCTGAGAAAACAGCTCTTTGGCAAAAAGGCCGGCAAGCGGGATTTCAACATCACCGCCCCTTCCAGAATGGACAAGGGGGAATGCACCCTCCACATCCGCCTGAAAGACGGTCACCTCGAAGAGACTCTGACCCAGCTCCGCCAACTGCTCGAGGACCGGGACAAATTGACCGAGCTGGTCAACATGACCAGGAAATAG